One genomic window of Halolamina sediminis includes the following:
- a CDS encoding Gfo/Idh/MocA family protein: MYNVAVVGCGVIGHRLADAFEAHVGTTLHAACDLLESKVESFAAEYDCAAYTDHETMVAEDAVDIVYVGVPPNAHREVVEAAVDAGKPVLCEKPIAEDASVGAELVALADRSDQPTAINLPFRYTPGVRELIDRIDAGDIGEPRRIELTFRFPQWPREWQDVEWLAGREQGGPLREVGTHYLFGVQEAFGGVDWVDTAVEYTAPGRYEASITGYFAADGVPGTIDLLTDCGADEQNSMTVVGTEGSLTLLDWYRLAESSEGTEQQVAVDEPGETTLQLVEEFVAELDGDGGDLVSFAEANRVQHVVDAVFASDGERVLVDTE, from the coding sequence GTGTACAACGTTGCCGTCGTCGGCTGTGGGGTCATCGGCCACCGGCTGGCCGACGCGTTCGAGGCACACGTCGGGACGACCCTCCACGCCGCCTGCGATCTGCTGGAGTCGAAGGTCGAATCGTTCGCCGCGGAGTACGACTGCGCGGCCTACACCGACCACGAGACGATGGTCGCCGAGGACGCGGTCGACATTGTCTACGTCGGCGTACCGCCGAACGCCCACCGCGAGGTGGTCGAGGCCGCTGTCGACGCCGGGAAGCCGGTGCTCTGTGAGAAGCCGATCGCCGAGGACGCAAGCGTCGGCGCCGAGCTTGTGGCGCTGGCCGACCGGAGCGACCAGCCGACGGCGATCAACCTCCCGTTCCGCTACACGCCGGGCGTCCGGGAGCTGATCGACCGAATCGACGCCGGCGATATCGGCGAGCCCCGGCGGATCGAGCTCACGTTCCGCTTCCCGCAGTGGCCTCGCGAGTGGCAGGACGTCGAGTGGCTCGCCGGCCGCGAGCAGGGTGGCCCCCTCCGGGAGGTCGGCACCCACTACCTGTTCGGGGTACAGGAGGCGTTCGGCGGCGTCGACTGGGTGGACACCGCGGTCGAGTACACCGCCCCCGGGCGCTACGAGGCGTCGATCACGGGCTACTTCGCGGCCGACGGCGTCCCGGGAACGATCGACCTGCTGACCGACTGCGGCGCGGACGAGCAGAACTCGATGACCGTCGTCGGTACCGAGGGGTCGTTGACGCTGCTCGACTGGTACCGACTCGCCGAGAGTAGCGAGGGGACCGAGCAGCAGGTGGCCGTGGACGAACCCGGCGAGACGACGCTGCAGTTAGTCGAGGAGTTCGTCGCCGAGTTGGACGGCGACGGCGGCGATCTGGTAAGCTTCGCGGAAGCGAACCGCGTGCAGCACGTGGTCGACGCGGTGTTCGCGTCCGACGGCGAGCGAGTGCTCGTCGACACCGAGTGA
- a CDS encoding MFS transporter, with product MDGNDRRIVGLAGAAHALVHTYELSVPILVGIWLAEFATTAAELGIVVAVGMALFGIGALPGGVLADRYGSRKLIALCLVGMGGSFLVLSVAPGAAAGAIGSVPVISTSPAVIAIAVALVLWGAAASVYHPAGLALISKGVSEQGRGFALHGMAGNIGIAAGPLATTVMLAFLDWETVAAVLAVPAFVAAAATLFVDVDERSSSASQTQSDDVDESTHRSDDDEEDDTPDTIGEFLDVSMMVAKSAFAFVFVVVMMNGLYYRGVLTFLPELLAGLETFQPIEIAGEPQEPANYVYSGLLAVGIAGQYVGGRLTERLSPGQGIAYAFGALAVLAVLFLPLASMGAAPLLLVSAVLGFALFIVQPIYQAAVAEYTPESARGLSYGYTYLGNFGVGALGAGLAGVILTYSNQTVLFLVFALIAGIASGVGVLLLRR from the coding sequence ATGGACGGAAACGACCGGCGGATCGTGGGGCTGGCGGGGGCGGCCCACGCGCTGGTCCACACGTACGAACTCTCGGTGCCCATCCTCGTGGGGATCTGGCTGGCAGAGTTCGCGACGACGGCGGCCGAGCTCGGTATCGTCGTCGCGGTCGGGATGGCGCTGTTTGGTATCGGCGCGCTGCCGGGCGGTGTGCTCGCGGACCGCTACGGCTCGCGGAAGCTGATCGCGCTCTGTCTGGTCGGCATGGGAGGGTCGTTCCTCGTGCTCTCGGTCGCGCCTGGCGCCGCCGCGGGGGCGATCGGCTCGGTCCCCGTGATCTCGACCAGCCCCGCGGTGATCGCGATCGCGGTCGCGCTGGTGCTGTGGGGCGCCGCGGCCAGCGTCTACCACCCCGCGGGGCTCGCGCTGATCAGCAAGGGCGTCTCCGAGCAGGGCCGGGGCTTCGCGCTGCACGGGATGGCCGGCAACATCGGCATCGCGGCGGGGCCGCTGGCGACGACGGTGATGCTCGCGTTCCTCGACTGGGAGACGGTCGCGGCGGTGCTGGCGGTACCGGCGTTCGTCGCGGCCGCCGCTACGCTGTTCGTCGACGTCGACGAGCGAAGCTCGTCTGCCAGTCAGACGCAGTCTGACGACGTCGACGAGTCGACCCACCGGAGCGACGACGACGAGGAGGACGACACGCCCGACACCATCGGCGAGTTCCTCGACGTGTCGATGATGGTCGCAAAGAGCGCGTTCGCGTTCGTGTTCGTCGTCGTGATGATGAACGGGCTCTACTACCGCGGCGTGCTGACGTTCCTGCCCGAACTGCTCGCGGGACTGGAGACGTTCCAGCCGATCGAGATCGCCGGCGAACCGCAGGAGCCGGCGAACTACGTCTACTCGGGCCTGCTCGCAGTCGGTATCGCCGGCCAGTACGTCGGCGGCCGGCTGACCGAGCGGCTCTCGCCGGGGCAGGGGATCGCGTACGCCTTCGGCGCGCTGGCGGTGCTTGCGGTGCTGTTCCTCCCGCTGGCGTCGATGGGCGCGGCGCCGCTGCTGCTGGTGAGTGCGGTGCTCGGCTTCGCGCTGTTCATCGTCCAGCCGATCTATCAGGCCGCCGTCGCGGAGTACACTCCCGAGTCCGCCCGCGGGCTCTCCTACGGCTACACCTACCTCGGCAACTTCGGCGTCGGCGCGCTCGGCGCGGGGCTGGCCGGCGTGATCCTGACGTACTCGAACCAGACAGTGCTGTTCCTCGTGTTCGCGCTGATCGCCGGGATCGCCAGCGGCGTCGGCGTGCTGTTGCTGCGGCGGTAG
- a CDS encoding cobalamin-independent methionine synthase II family protein: protein MSTHDGDRIQTTHIGSLPRPPELLDLLRTREAGGDVDPEEWDRVSREATHDIVDRQLETGIDEINNGEQPRVSFNYYVGDRLTNIGGKREQELWADLEEYPAVAEDTFETDVIDLAKQPAVTGEIRYEGHDAAEQEVEQLREALEGTGVDIENTFFTTASPSVVAATHVDEHYDDHAEYVFDIADAMAEEYELFAETGATIQIDAPDLLATGHSHLFADDSVEEFREVVELHVDALNEALSGIPEEQVRLHTCWGSYEGPHHLDTDLVDMLPTLYEADISGLSVEQANPRHQHEYRAFAEHPLPDGWTLIPGVVDVKTNIIDHPETIADRIERVATVVPDDTEIVAAPDCGFGTQAGLGMVHPDIAWPKLEALVEGAEIASERLR from the coding sequence ATGTCGACTCACGACGGCGATCGGATCCAGACGACACACATCGGCAGCCTCCCGCGGCCCCCGGAGCTGCTCGACCTGCTGCGGACCCGCGAGGCCGGCGGCGACGTGGACCCCGAGGAGTGGGACCGCGTGAGCCGCGAGGCCACCCACGACATCGTCGACCGCCAGCTCGAAACGGGCATCGACGAGATCAACAACGGCGAGCAGCCCCGCGTCTCGTTCAACTACTACGTGGGCGATCGACTCACCAACATCGGCGGCAAGCGCGAGCAGGAGCTGTGGGCCGATCTGGAGGAGTACCCCGCCGTCGCGGAGGACACGTTCGAGACCGACGTGATCGACCTCGCGAAACAGCCCGCGGTGACCGGCGAGATCCGCTACGAGGGCCACGACGCCGCCGAGCAGGAAGTCGAACAGCTCCGCGAAGCGCTGGAGGGTACGGGCGTCGACATCGAGAACACGTTCTTCACGACCGCCTCCCCCAGCGTCGTCGCGGCGACCCACGTCGACGAGCACTACGACGACCACGCGGAGTACGTGTTCGACATCGCCGACGCGATGGCCGAGGAGTACGAGCTCTTCGCGGAGACGGGCGCGACGATCCAGATCGACGCGCCGGACCTGCTCGCGACGGGCCACAGCCACCTGTTCGCCGACGACAGCGTCGAGGAGTTCCGCGAGGTCGTCGAGCTCCACGTCGACGCGCTCAACGAGGCGCTCTCGGGCATCCCCGAGGAGCAGGTCCGCCTCCACACCTGTTGGGGGAGCTACGAGGGCCCCCACCACCTCGACACCGACCTTGTCGACATGCTGCCCACGCTGTACGAGGCCGACATCTCGGGGCTGAGCGTCGAGCAGGCCAACCCCCGCCACCAGCACGAGTACCGCGCCTTCGCCGAGCACCCCCTGCCCGACGGCTGGACGCTGATCCCCGGCGTCGTCGACGTGAAGACGAACATCATCGACCACCCGGAGACGATCGCCGACCGCATCGAGCGCGTCGCGACCGTCGTCCCCGACGACACCGAGATCGTCGCCGCGCCCGACTGCGGGTTCGGCACGCAGGCCGGTCTCGGGATGGTCCACCCCGACATCGCGTGGCCCAAACTCGAAGCGCTCGTCGAGGGCGCCGAGATCGCCTCGGAACGACTCCGGTAG
- a CDS encoding gluconate 2-dehydrogenase subunit 3 family protein gives MQLTRRDALAALSAAGIGSVAGCSAPDADSWDEGEPSGDADPELGDDDLETLVALAGVLYPSEVENVGEFVTEWVRPRVRERPEHGRGMLDAVATLNEYAESLEGAAYADLDAGTREELLSYMAVDTADPDPDGDDDQRVRYYLVNDLLFGLYASPTGASLAGLENPPGYPGGTASYQRGPE, from the coding sequence ATGCAGCTGACTCGACGGGACGCGCTCGCGGCGCTGTCGGCGGCGGGGATTGGCAGCGTCGCGGGCTGTTCCGCACCGGACGCCGACTCGTGGGACGAGGGGGAACCCAGCGGCGACGCCGATCCCGAACTGGGTGACGACGATCTGGAGACGCTCGTGGCACTCGCGGGCGTGCTCTACCCCAGCGAGGTGGAGAACGTCGGCGAGTTCGTCACGGAGTGGGTTCGACCCCGCGTGCGCGAGCGTCCCGAGCACGGCCGCGGGATGCTCGACGCGGTCGCGACGCTGAACGAGTACGCCGAGAGCCTCGAAGGGGCGGCGTACGCCGACCTCGACGCCGGGACCCGCGAGGAACTGCTCTCCTATATGGCCGTCGACACCGCCGATCCCGACCCGGACGGCGACGACGACCAGCGGGTGCGCTACTATCTCGTGAACGACCTCCTGTTCGGCCTGTACGCGTCGCCCACGGGCGCGTCGCTGGCGGGTCTCGAGAACCCGCCGGGGTATCCGGGCGGCACAG